The Marivivens sp. LCG002 genome contains a region encoding:
- a CDS encoding rod shape-determining protein MreD — translation MTLAWVARRPDLVPFWAIAVLFFVADLLLMRPPGLYTGVVLIATDVLRRQTDGMRNLPFVLEWMVIAATLVAITVGYRAVLFVTFTPMAPLGLTLLQLVITAVFYPLIAGALQLLLGLRKPARGEVDTRGKPL, via the coding sequence ATGACGTTGGCATGGGTGGCGCGCCGCCCAGACCTTGTTCCATTCTGGGCCATCGCCGTGCTCTTCTTTGTCGCGGACCTTCTTTTGATGAGACCGCCGGGGCTCTATACAGGCGTCGTGCTTATTGCGACCGATGTTCTGCGCCGCCAGACCGACGGGATGCGCAATCTTCCGTTCGTGCTTGAATGGATGGTGATCGCCGCGACATTGGTTGCGATCACGGTCGGCTATCGTGCTGTCTTATTTGTGACCTTTACGCCAATGGCGCCTTTGGGGCTAACTCTGCTACAATTGGTGATCACCGCTGTTTTCTATCCGCTGATTGCAGGCGCCCTCCAGCTCCTGCTCGGGCTCAGAAAACCTGCGCGTGGAGAAGTCGATACCCGAGGTAAGCCCCTATGA
- a CDS encoding ATP-binding cassette domain-containing protein — MLEFENVSKSFWTGKQRKVILDRASFRVELGNSLGILAPNGTGKTTLINMMAGLEKPDEGRIFRGCRISFPLGFMGGVVNKHTATENVRYIARLYSLDPDYVEAFCRWLCGIDEYFDMPVGTYSAGMRSRLTFALLLALDFDMYLIDEGMPSTMDAEFNAKASGILRERLENTTVIIVSHQADVLEKFARSAAVLMHGQLHMFDTLEEAKQLYDYETQG; from the coding sequence ATGCTCGAGTTCGAGAATGTGAGCAAATCTTTCTGGACGGGAAAGCAGCGCAAGGTCATCTTGGATCGCGCCTCTTTTCGTGTGGAACTCGGGAATTCTCTGGGAATCCTAGCTCCGAACGGAACCGGAAAAACGACGCTCATCAATATGATGGCGGGACTGGAAAAACCCGATGAGGGACGCATTTTCCGTGGGTGCCGTATTTCGTTTCCGCTCGGGTTCATGGGCGGCGTGGTCAACAAGCACACCGCGACCGAAAACGTGCGCTATATCGCGCGGCTCTACAGTCTTGATCCCGACTATGTCGAAGCCTTTTGCCGCTGGCTTTGCGGGATCGACGAATATTTCGACATGCCTGTCGGAACGTATTCCGCGGGTATGCGCTCGCGTTTGACCTTTGCGCTTCTCCTCGCGCTCGACTTCGACATGTATCTCATCGACGAGGGCATGCCGAGCACGATGGACGCCGAATTCAATGCCAAGGCCAGTGGGATTCTCCGAGAGCGCCTTGAAAATACAACCGTGATCATTGTGTCCCACCAAGCCGATGTGCTCGAAAAATTCGCCCGTTCTGCGGCGGTTCTGATGCACGGACAGCTCCACATGTTTGATACCTTGGAAGAGGCAAAGCAGCTCTATGACTATGAAACCCAAGGCTAA
- the mreC gene encoding rod shape-determining protein MreC codes for MARDPRQKEDYLGPLRRLLTGVVLLILLAVFVVWRVDSPRVERFRAAVVDRFVPSLDWMMVPVTGTINLVTDFRSYQRLAEQNRDLRRELQTMKAWKEAALQLEQENAKLRDLNKVSLDPKLTYITGIVLADSGSPFRQSVLLNVGARDGIVDGWAAMDGIGLVGRIAGVGQETSRVILLSDTSSTIPITIQPSGQRAILAGDNTLAPPIEFLEDPDQVRPGDRVVSSGDGDVFPPDLLVGQVVLGSDRRLRVRLTADFERLEFLRVLRNQGRETITDTGSLIESSQPSFEPMGPNPETDETQANSDG; via the coding sequence TTGGCACGTGATCCGCGTCAGAAAGAAGATTACCTTGGACCACTCCGTCGTCTTTTGACGGGAGTGGTTCTTCTCATTTTGCTTGCTGTCTTTGTCGTTTGGCGGGTCGATAGCCCTCGGGTCGAACGGTTCCGTGCTGCAGTCGTGGACCGTTTCGTGCCATCGCTCGATTGGATGATGGTGCCTGTGACGGGGACAATCAATCTTGTGACCGACTTCAGGTCCTACCAGCGCCTTGCCGAACAGAACCGCGATCTACGGCGTGAACTCCAAACGATGAAAGCATGGAAAGAGGCGGCGCTCCAGCTTGAACAGGAAAACGCAAAGCTGCGTGATCTCAACAAGGTAAGTCTCGACCCTAAGCTCACCTATATCACCGGTATCGTTTTGGCAGACAGCGGTTCGCCTTTCCGTCAGTCCGTTCTCTTGAACGTCGGCGCGCGGGACGGGATCGTTGACGGATGGGCCGCAATGGATGGAATCGGTCTTGTCGGGCGGATCGCGGGCGTGGGACAGGAAACAAGTCGAGTCATTCTGCTCTCCGACACCTCGAGCACTATTCCGATCACTATTCAGCCTTCGGGACAAAGGGCTATTCTGGCGGGCGACAACACGCTTGCACCACCGATCGAGTTTCTAGAAGACCCCGATCAGGTCCGTCCGGGGGATCGCGTCGTCTCGTCGGGGGATGGCGATGTCTTTCCGCCCGATCTTCTTGTCGGGCAAGTTGTTCTTGGGTCGGATCGAAGGCTGCGCGTCCGTCTGACTGCCGACTTCGAGCGTCTGGAATTCCTGCGGGTGCTCCGCAATCAAGGACGTGAAACGATTACAGATACCGGGTCGTTGATCGAGAGCAGCCAGCCTTCGTTCGAGCCAATGGGACCCAATCCCGAAACAGACGAAACGCAAGCGAATTCAGATGGTTGA
- the rodA gene encoding rod shape-determining protein RodA, translating into MSYLEYNAKYVPTGVRKLLYFNWPIVILLIAVACAGFLMLYSVAGGNVNPWMEPQLKRFGFGMVLMMIVALVPIWFWRSLGALGYLLALLLLFYVEFFGHVGMGAQRWIDLGFMKLQPSELAKITLVVFLASYYDWLPINKTSHPIWVIVPVIIILVPTALVLKQPDLGTSLLLLLGGGTVMFAAGVHWGYFATVIGAGVGAIYAVFQSRGTEWQLLKDYQFARIDTFLDPANDPLGAGYHITQAKIALGSGGWTGRGFMQGTQSRLNFLPEKHTDFIFTTLSEEFGFIGAITLLALYMLIIVFCIVTALRTKNRFASLMTIGIAMTFFLFFAVNMAMVMGMAPVVGVPLPLVSYGGSAMLVLLVAFGLVQSAHIHTPR; encoded by the coding sequence ATGAGTTATCTCGAGTATAACGCCAAATACGTGCCGACGGGCGTTCGCAAACTGCTCTACTTCAACTGGCCCATCGTGATCCTGCTCATCGCAGTCGCCTGTGCGGGCTTTTTGATGCTGTATTCGGTCGCCGGCGGCAACGTGAACCCATGGATGGAACCCCAGCTCAAGCGGTTCGGCTTCGGCATGGTGCTCATGATGATCGTCGCTCTCGTTCCGATCTGGTTCTGGCGCAGCCTCGGCGCTCTCGGCTATTTGCTTGCGCTTCTTCTTCTCTTTTATGTCGAGTTTTTTGGCCATGTCGGCATGGGCGCGCAGCGCTGGATCGATCTCGGCTTCATGAAGCTCCAGCCTTCTGAGCTTGCCAAGATCACACTCGTCGTATTTCTGGCGAGCTATTATGACTGGTTGCCGATCAACAAGACCTCGCATCCGATCTGGGTCATAGTGCCTGTAATCATTATCCTTGTGCCGACCGCGCTTGTTCTCAAACAGCCCGATTTGGGAACGTCGCTTCTCTTGCTGCTTGGCGGCGGCACCGTGATGTTCGCAGCAGGCGTCCATTGGGGGTATTTCGCCACAGTGATCGGAGCGGGAGTCGGGGCCATCTATGCCGTATTCCAAAGCCGCGGCACCGAATGGCAATTGCTCAAAGACTATCAATTCGCGCGGATCGACACCTTTCTCGATCCTGCCAACGATCCCTTGGGGGCGGGCTATCACATCACGCAGGCCAAGATTGCACTCGGGTCGGGCGGCTGGACGGGGCGCGGCTTTATGCAAGGCACGCAATCGCGGCTCAACTTTCTTCCCGAAAAGCACACCGACTTTATCTTTACGACATTGTCGGAAGAGTTCGGCTTTATAGGCGCGATCACATTGCTTGCCCTTTATATGCTCATCATCGTGTTTTGCATCGTCACAGCGCTGCGCACCAAGAACCGTTTCGCGTCACTCATGACCATCGGAATTGCGATGACGTTCTTTCTGTTTTTTGCCGTGAACATGGCGATGGTAATGGGTATGGCGCCCGTTGTGGGGGTCCCGCTCCCGCTGGTGAGCTATGGTGGATCGGCGATGCTGGTTCTCTTGGTGGCCTTCGGCCTTGTTCAAAGCGCACATATCCATACCCCGAGATGA
- a CDS encoding uracil-DNA glycosylase family protein, whose protein sequence is MQDLVRQIEDCRLCRDRFAGTATAHVPRPVVWASKTARVLIAGQAPGARVHQSGRPFTDPSGDRLRDWLGIDEEAFYDRTKIAIVPMAFCFPGYDAKGADLPPPAICRRTWHPRLMPELDKVELKILVGGYAQKWHLGVRTNLTDTVSAWRDFMPNAFPLPHPSWRNTGWLKKNPWFEADLLPELRRRLREVLDAN, encoded by the coding sequence ATGCAAGACCTCGTTCGGCAAATCGAAGACTGCCGCCTGTGCCGCGACCGATTTGCGGGCACGGCAACCGCGCATGTTCCGCGGCCTGTGGTCTGGGCCTCGAAGACGGCAAGGGTGCTCATTGCAGGTCAGGCACCTGGTGCACGCGTGCATCAATCGGGCCGCCCCTTTACCGATCCTTCGGGGGACAGACTTCGGGACTGGCTCGGGATCGACGAGGAGGCGTTCTATGATCGAACGAAAATCGCGATTGTTCCCATGGCGTTTTGCTTTCCCGGATATGACGCAAAAGGCGCTGATCTTCCTCCGCCCGCGATTTGCCGCCGTACGTGGCATCCGCGCCTTATGCCCGAACTGGACAAGGTCGAGCTGAAAATCCTCGTCGGTGGCTATGCGCAAAAGTGGCATCTGGGAGTGCGAACGAACCTTACCGATACGGTTTCCGCGTGGCGCGACTTTATGCCGAACGCCTTTCCCTTGCCCCATCCGTCTTGGCGCAATACGGGTTGGCTCAAGAAGAATCCGTGGTTCGAGGCTGATTTGCTGCCAGAGTTGCGCCGAAGGTTAAGGGAAGTCCTTGATGCAAACTGA
- a CDS encoding glyoxylate/hydroxypyruvate reductase A, which produces MINVLLSAPRSYWDAYAPLLPKACAKLGQKIDLRQDHAPEDVDYIVYAPNKALTDFRQFTRCKAVLSLWAGVETIAPNATLTQPLARLVDTGLTQGMVEWVTGHVLRHHLGIDRHINAQSRSWTHIVPPLASERKVTILGLGELGSACARSLAALGFEVTGWSQSRKEIPGVRCLWGSEALRLALETAEILVLLLPLTAQTENLLDKERLALLPKGAVVINPGRGGLIDDAALLAALESGRVGHATLDVFRIEPLPQDHPYWAHPNVTVTPHIASATRPETAVAQIAENIRRGEAGLPLLNLVDRARGY; this is translated from the coding sequence ATGATCAACGTCCTCCTGTCCGCACCCAGATCCTATTGGGACGCCTATGCCCCACTCTTGCCGAAGGCTTGCGCAAAGCTAGGGCAAAAAATCGACCTACGCCAAGATCACGCGCCCGAGGATGTCGATTACATCGTCTATGCTCCGAACAAGGCGTTGACCGACTTCAGGCAGTTCACGCGATGCAAGGCTGTTCTGAGCCTCTGGGCAGGGGTCGAGACGATCGCCCCGAACGCCACTCTGACACAACCGCTCGCGCGGCTTGTGGACACGGGCTTGACCCAAGGCATGGTCGAATGGGTGACGGGGCATGTTCTGCGCCATCATCTCGGGATAGATCGGCATATCAACGCTCAAAGCCGCTCATGGACCCATATCGTGCCTCCGCTCGCAAGCGAAAGGAAGGTAACGATCCTCGGGCTTGGCGAACTTGGAAGCGCTTGCGCAAGATCGCTTGCGGCGCTCGGCTTCGAGGTGACGGGCTGGTCGCAAAGCCGCAAAGAGATCCCGGGCGTTCGGTGTCTTTGGGGGAGCGAGGCACTTCGGCTCGCTCTTGAAACGGCGGAAATCCTTGTCCTTTTGCTCCCTTTGACGGCACAAACCGAAAACCTCCTCGATAAGGAGAGGCTTGCGCTCCTGCCGAAAGGAGCAGTGGTCATCAATCCTGGTCGCGGTGGGTTGATCGACGATGCGGCTCTTCTTGCTGCGCTCGAGAGCGGCCGCGTAGGACATGCGACCTTGGACGTTTTCCGTATCGAACCGCTCCCGCAGGACCATCCCTATTGGGCACATCCGAATGTGACCGTGACCCCACATATCGCGAGTGCGACACGGCCCGAAACGGCGGTCGCCCAGATTGCGGAAAACATCAGGCGCGGCGAAGCAGGGCTTCCGCTTCTCAATCTCGTGGATCGCGCGCGCGGGTATTAA
- a CDS encoding SseB family protein: protein MQTELDSALHQMNAAPESDVARLKFYERLADTELFILLEEEPEGDNIKPETVDYADLTFLLVFDREERLADFAKRSAPYVSLSGRGIAQMVAGQGVGLALNIGVEGGETLVDPTAMDWLLGTLAERPDFAEARPVELFAPKGLPEAVVVGIDRKLAASTGLAKAAILVGVVYDSGVRGFMLVVLDALPEAQHALANAMNEALTFSGVEAGSLDVVFLGADDDFAQRAARVGLRFDMPEPEVPATPGANPGMDPSKPPRIR from the coding sequence ATGCAAACTGAACTTGATAGTGCCCTGCACCAAATGAATGCCGCGCCCGAAAGCGACGTGGCCCGATTGAAGTTTTACGAGCGTCTGGCCGATACAGAGCTGTTCATCCTTTTGGAAGAGGAACCCGAAGGTGACAACATCAAGCCCGAAACGGTGGATTATGCCGACCTCACCTTTCTCTTGGTTTTCGACCGCGAAGAGCGTCTGGCCGATTTCGCCAAACGCAGCGCGCCCTATGTGAGTCTCTCGGGGCGGGGAATCGCCCAGATGGTCGCAGGACAAGGTGTCGGCCTTGCGCTCAACATCGGAGTGGAGGGGGGAGAAACTCTGGTGGACCCGACCGCAATGGATTGGCTCTTGGGCACATTGGCAGAGCGCCCCGATTTCGCAGAAGCGCGTCCTGTAGAGCTTTTCGCGCCAAAGGGTCTCCCCGAGGCGGTGGTCGTCGGAATTGACCGCAAGCTTGCCGCCTCTACGGGCCTCGCCAAGGCCGCGATTTTGGTCGGCGTCGTCTATGACAGTGGCGTGCGTGGATTCATGCTCGTAGTGCTCGATGCCCTTCCCGAAGCCCAACACGCGCTTGCAAATGCCATGAACGAAGCGCTGACTTTTTCGGGCGTCGAAGCGGGATCGCTCGATGTCGTGTTCCTCGGAGCGGACGACGACTTTGCCCAAAGGGCCGCTCGCGTCGGTTTGCGGTTCGATATGCCTGAGCCCGAAGTTCCCGCCACACCGGGGGCCAACCCCGGTATGGACCCGTCCAAGCCGCCGCGGATCCGTTAA
- a CDS encoding capsule biosynthesis protein encodes MKPKANKFRIRRSSPTSASAPSMAAPQEQAASPAPQPAPQRPPEQPSPASMMMGQVSSAAEESAETDLNKIKQEGLTGRQLRMARRVAQKYGLAVTSDFDAVSQLRARGIDPFERSSILELVAPGGGKTPPPSGPAQSPITPQPNKVQLPQTVPVQSKALTQAAPPQGYTPERRASEIGRIQAEMLKRRRKNIAMMLTRLAMFVLFPTVLAAYYLFFIATPMYATKTEFVIQQAQSASPSASGLAGLFQGTSMATQQDSTTVQSYLASRAAMVRLDEDHAFKAHFSQESIDPIQRLDPEATNEEAFKLYQKHVKIGYDPTEGIVRMEVIAADPETSQEFSEALVRYAEEQVDQLTARLREDQMRGAQSSYEVAEQRRQEALQKLRDVQIEAATIDPTGESAALMSRITTLETQLDKLNIELQSLLSNARPNQARVDGVRQQISLLEEQVATLRNQMTTTTGEVSSLAETNARLREAEENYQFQIAIVQQALTMMETARLEANRQVRYLSIGVEPIAPDEATYPRAFENTLVAFLLFAGLYLMVSLTVAILKEQVSS; translated from the coding sequence ATGAAACCCAAGGCTAACAAATTCCGTATTCGCCGCAGCTCGCCGACATCGGCAAGTGCGCCGTCCATGGCCGCGCCGCAAGAACAGGCCGCCTCGCCCGCACCGCAACCCGCCCCGCAGCGCCCGCCGGAGCAGCCCTCGCCTGCTTCGATGATGATGGGTCAGGTGTCGAGCGCAGCCGAGGAAAGCGCCGAAACCGATCTCAACAAAATCAAGCAAGAGGGGCTCACAGGTCGCCAGTTGCGCATGGCGCGGCGCGTGGCCCAGAAATACGGGCTCGCCGTCACTTCCGATTTTGATGCGGTCAGCCAATTGCGCGCACGCGGGATCGACCCCTTCGAGCGGTCTTCCATTCTAGAGCTCGTCGCGCCGGGAGGAGGCAAGACGCCGCCGCCAAGCGGCCCGGCACAAAGTCCGATCACGCCGCAACCGAACAAGGTCCAGCTGCCGCAGACCGTGCCCGTTCAGTCCAAAGCGTTGACCCAAGCGGCTCCGCCTCAGGGATATACACCCGAGCGCCGCGCCAGCGAAATCGGCCGCATTCAGGCAGAGATGCTCAAGCGTCGCCGTAAGAACATCGCAATGATGCTCACGCGGCTTGCTATGTTTGTTCTGTTCCCGACCGTGCTGGCCGCCTATTACCTTTTCTTCATCGCAACGCCGATGTATGCCACCAAGACCGAGTTCGTGATCCAGCAGGCCCAATCCGCCTCTCCTTCGGCAAGCGGGCTTGCGGGGCTGTTTCAGGGCACATCCATGGCGACCCAACAGGACAGCACCACGGTGCAATCCTATCTCGCCTCGCGCGCGGCCATGGTGCGGCTTGACGAAGATCACGCCTTCAAGGCCCATTTTTCCCAAGAGTCGATCGATCCGATCCAGCGGCTTGATCCCGAGGCGACAAACGAAGAGGCATTCAAGCTTTACCAGAAGCACGTGAAAATCGGGTATGACCCGACCGAAGGAATTGTGCGGATGGAGGTCATTGCCGCCGATCCCGAAACCTCTCAGGAATTCTCGGAGGCGTTGGTCCGCTATGCAGAAGAGCAAGTCGACCAGCTGACCGCACGTCTGCGCGAGGATCAGATGCGCGGCGCTCAATCAAGCTATGAGGTTGCCGAACAGCGTCGTCAGGAAGCGCTTCAAAAACTCCGTGACGTGCAAATCGAAGCGGCCACGATCGACCCAACCGGTGAAAGCGCTGCGCTCATGTCGCGTATCACCACGCTCGAAACCCAGCTCGACAAGCTCAACATCGAGCTTCAGAGCCTTTTGTCCAACGCACGACCGAACCAGGCCCGCGTGGACGGTGTGCGCCAGCAAATCAGCCTCCTCGAGGAACAGGTCGCGACCCTGCGCAACCAGATGACCACCACGACGGGCGAGGTGTCTTCGCTGGCTGAAACCAATGCCCGCCTGCGCGAGGCTGAAGAGAATTACCAGTTCCAGATCGCAATCGTTCAACAGGCGCTCACCATGATGGAAACCGCGCGTCTGGAGGCGAACCGTCAGGTCCGCTATCTCAGCATCGGCGTGGAGCCGATTGCGCCGGACGAAGCCACCTATCCCAGAGCCTTCGAGAATACGCTTGTCGCCTTCCTGCTTTTCGCAGGGCTCTACCTGATGGTCTCGCTCACAGTGGCGATTCTGAAGGAACAAGTCTCCTCATAG
- the mrdA gene encoding penicillin-binding protein 2: MKRPPKDSAESASIIGRRALIIGGAQFAVAGALAMRMRSMQIEQADQYRLLAEENRINIRLLPPARGLIHDRNGILLAGNEQNYRIVMIREDAGDVEAVIKKLRTLVLLDDADVERALEEMKRRSAFVPVTLAERLTWDDIARVTVNAPALPGVVPEVGLSRIYPRGSDFAHVVGYVGPVSDYDLSRLDDKDPLLQIPKFQIGKTGVENKLERTLRGSAGTKRIEVNALGRVMRELDREEGIPGSDVQLTIDADLQTYVEARLDGESAGAVVIDLETGDLRALASAPTFDPNLFVRGISVKDWNELNENIYRPLAAKAVQGSYPPGSTFKIVTALAAIEEGVLDPEETIYCRGYTEVSGTRFHCWKPSGHGNVDLHESLKQSCDCYYYEVGQRVGIDKIAEMARKLGLGVRHDLPLSAVSEGLAPDKAWKASVRGEDWRIGDTVNASIGQGYVLSSPLQLAVMTARVATGRNIVPRLIKTIDGVEQPIEGNESLELNENTLRRLRSALDAVSNHSRGTAYRSRILASEMRLGGKTGTSQVRRITAEERARGVTRNEDLPWERRDHALFVGFAPVENPRYAVSVVVEHGGGGSTAAAPIARDILLQALYEGTPPLEAYPSDVRGRISEQQQRIRNHVAPGSIPFVNRA; the protein is encoded by the coding sequence ATGAAGCGCCCCCCAAAGGATTCCGCCGAAAGCGCCAGCATCATCGGCCGCCGCGCGCTCATCATCGGTGGCGCACAATTCGCCGTCGCAGGCGCATTGGCAATGCGTATGCGCTCGATGCAAATCGAACAGGCCGACCAGTATCGGCTTTTGGCAGAAGAAAACCGTATCAACATCAGGCTTCTTCCACCTGCACGCGGACTTATCCATGACCGCAATGGAATATTGCTTGCGGGGAACGAGCAGAACTACCGGATCGTCATGATCCGCGAAGACGCGGGCGACGTCGAGGCCGTCATTAAAAAGCTGCGGACACTCGTGCTTCTGGACGACGCAGATGTGGAACGTGCGCTAGAAGAGATGAAGCGGCGCTCGGCCTTTGTGCCTGTGACGCTTGCCGAACGTTTGACATGGGACGACATTGCGCGCGTCACGGTGAATGCCCCTGCTCTGCCCGGTGTCGTGCCCGAAGTCGGCCTGAGCCGTATCTACCCCAGAGGCTCGGACTTTGCGCATGTGGTCGGTTACGTCGGTCCGGTGAGCGACTATGACCTGAGCCGACTTGACGACAAAGATCCGCTTCTCCAGATCCCCAAGTTCCAGATCGGGAAAACAGGTGTCGAGAACAAGCTCGAGCGCACGCTTCGCGGATCAGCCGGCACCAAGCGGATCGAGGTAAATGCACTTGGCCGCGTAATGCGCGAACTCGACCGCGAAGAAGGCATACCAGGTTCGGATGTTCAGCTTACGATCGACGCTGATCTTCAAACATATGTCGAAGCACGGCTCGACGGCGAATCCGCAGGCGCGGTGGTCATCGACCTCGAAACGGGCGATCTTCGGGCCTTGGCCTCTGCTCCGACCTTTGACCCCAACCTTTTCGTACGCGGCATCTCGGTCAAAGATTGGAACGAGTTGAACGAAAACATTTACCGACCGCTGGCAGCAAAGGCCGTGCAGGGGTCCTATCCGCCCGGTTCGACATTCAAGATCGTCACGGCGCTCGCCGCGATCGAGGAAGGCGTACTTGATCCCGAGGAAACCATCTATTGTCGGGGATATACCGAAGTTTCGGGCACGCGCTTCCACTGCTGGAAACCCTCGGGTCACGGCAACGTCGATCTGCACGAGAGTCTCAAGCAAAGCTGCGACTGTTACTACTACGAAGTCGGCCAGCGCGTAGGCATCGACAAAATCGCGGAAATGGCGCGCAAACTCGGGCTTGGGGTGCGTCACGACCTTCCGCTTTCGGCTGTCTCCGAAGGGCTTGCGCCCGACAAAGCATGGAAAGCGTCCGTGCGCGGCGAGGATTGGCGGATCGGGGATACGGTCAACGCATCCATCGGCCAAGGTTATGTGCTTTCGTCCCCGCTTCAGCTTGCCGTGATGACCGCACGCGTTGCGACAGGTCGGAACATCGTGCCGCGCCTGATCAAAACGATTGATGGGGTCGAGCAACCAATCGAGGGCAATGAGAGCCTTGAGTTGAATGAGAATACATTGCGAAGGCTTCGCAGTGCGCTCGATGCCGTGAGCAACCATTCGCGCGGCACGGCCTATCGTTCGCGCATTCTGGCCTCTGAGATGCGGCTTGGCGGAAAGACAGGGACATCGCAGGTGCGCCGCATCACAGCCGAAGAGCGCGCACGCGGTGTCACTCGCAACGAAGACCTTCCTTGGGAACGCAGGGACCACGCGCTTTTCGTCGGGTTCGCCCCTGTCGAAAACCCCAGATACGCGGTGTCTGTAGTGGTCGAACATGGAGGCGGCGGTTCGACTGCGGCAGCCCCGATTGCCCGCGATATCCTGCTCCAAGCTCTCTACGAAGGGACGCCCCCACTCGAAGCCTATCCTTCCGACGTCAGGGGCCGTATCTCAGAACAACAGCAGCGGATCAGGAACCACGTTGCACCCGGTTCGATACCGTTCGTGAACAGAGCTTAG
- a CDS encoding Na+/H+ antiporter NhaA — MYRVWNFLTNYSLLLVIGAIIALIWANVDHASYEHFVEFVIVDDFFIGHLHDGHRTLTLHYLVNDVLMAFFFAIAAKEVWEAIILENGSLRGKKAATPLVATVGGMLGPIAVYLGLAAFLGSDIYDAVARGWAIPTATDIAFSYLVGRLVFGAGHPAVRFLLLLAIADDAGGLIILAIFYPSGELAPEWLLVSLAAAVAVFILANWLPRYLDRGNQLRPNSTWVRNKLSFWPYLIAACVSWYAFQESGIHPALGLLPIVPTIPHADRAFGIFSEAEVYLTDLLNHIEHSLKHPVEIVLFFFGLLNAGVAFSAISEPTWLVLAGLLIGKPLGIMLFGALAAHVLKLGLPAGMRTIDLFVIGCVAAIGFTVALFVASVAFPAGAVQDAAKMGALFSFGAAIVSIIAGRVTGVKKVED, encoded by the coding sequence ATGTACCGCGTCTGGAACTTTCTGACGAACTATTCACTCTTGCTCGTGATCGGCGCGATTATCGCTCTTATTTGGGCGAACGTCGACCACGCAAGCTATGAACATTTCGTCGAATTCGTCATCGTCGACGATTTCTTCATCGGCCATCTTCATGATGGGCACCGCACGCTGACCCTGCATTATCTGGTCAACGATGTCCTAATGGCGTTCTTCTTTGCCATCGCGGCCAAGGAAGTCTGGGAAGCCATCATTCTTGAAAACGGCTCTCTGCGCGGCAAAAAGGCGGCCACGCCGCTTGTTGCAACAGTCGGCGGCATGCTTGGTCCGATTGCGGTTTACCTCGGGCTTGCGGCGTTCCTCGGCTCTGACATTTATGACGCTGTCGCGCGTGGCTGGGCGATCCCGACCGCGACCGACATCGCATTCTCTTACCTCGTCGGTCGTCTTGTGTTCGGTGCAGGTCACCCTGCGGTGCGCTTCCTTCTTCTGCTTGCCATCGCGGATGACGCAGGCGGCCTTATCATCCTTGCGATCTTCTACCCCTCGGGCGAGCTTGCCCCCGAATGGCTTCTGGTTTCGCTCGCAGCCGCGGTTGCGGTGTTTATTCTGGCCAACTGGCTTCCGCGCTATCTGGACCGCGGCAACCAACTTCGCCCGAATTCCACTTGGGTGCGCAATAAGCTCTCGTTCTGGCCCTATCTTATCGCGGCATGCGTGAGCTGGTATGCGTTTCAGGAGTCGGGCATCCACCCTGCCCTCGGTCTTTTGCCGATCGTCCCGACGATCCCGCACGCAGACCGTGCCTTCGGGATCTTCTCCGAAGCCGAAGTCTATCTCACGGATCTGCTCAACCATATCGAGCATTCTCTCAAGCATCCCGTCGAGATCGTTCTGTTCTTCTTCGGTTTGCTGAATGCAGGCGTCGCATTTTCGGCCATTTCCGAGCCGACCTGGCTGGTCCTTGCGGGTCTCTTGATCGGTAAGCCCTTGGGCATCATGCTCTTTGGGGCGCTCGCGGCTCATGTGCTCAAGCTTGGACTGCCCGCAGGCATGCGCACCATCGACCTCTTTGTTATCGGCTGTGTTGCTGCGATCGGCTTTACCGTTGCTCTCTTCGTAGCCTCGGTCGCGTTCCCTGCGGGCGCGGTGCAAGACGCAGCCAAGATGGGCGCCTTGTTCAGCTTCGGCGCGGCGATCGTGTCGATCATCGCGGGCCGTGTGACCGGCGTGAAAAAGGTCGAAGACTAA